One region of Mycteria americana isolate JAX WOST 10 ecotype Jacksonville Zoo and Gardens chromosome 17, USCA_MyAme_1.0, whole genome shotgun sequence genomic DNA includes:
- the RGS3 gene encoding regulator of G-protein signaling 3 isoform X5, whose amino-acid sequence MPFFRDLSKPQPLEFHAEMLLGVQRPHSGSLQRRHTMKEAKDMKNRLGIFRRRNESPGANPSGKVDKVLKSLKPTPEEALKWGDSLEKLLLHKYGLAAFRAFLRTEFSEENLEFWLACEEFKKIKSQSKMVSKAKKIFSEYIAIQSCKEVNLDSYTREHTKENLQNITRSCFDLAQKRIYGLMEKDSYPRFLRSDLYLDIINQKKASSPL is encoded by the exons ATGCCCTTTTTCCGTGACCTTTCCAAGCCCCAGCCGCTGGAGTTTCACGCAGAGATGCTGCTGGGCGTGCAGAGACCCCACAGCGGCAGCCTGCAGCGCCGGCACACCATGAAGGA AGCCAAGGACATGAAGAACCGGCTGGGGATTTTTCGGCGGCGAAACGAGTCCCCTGGGGCCAACCCCTCCGGCAAGGTGGACAAAGTGCTCAAATCGCTCAA GCCCACTCCCGAGGAAGCTCTCAAGTGGGGGGATTccctggagaagctgctgctgcacaaAT ACGGACTCGCTGCCTTCAGGGCCTTCCTGCGCACCGAGTTCAGCGAGGAGAACCTGGAGTTCTGGCTGGCCTGCGAGGAGTTCAAGAAGATCAAATCCCAGTCCAAGATGGTCTCCAAGGCCAAGAAGATCTTCTCCGAGTACATCGCCATCCAGTCCTGCAAGGAG GTCAACCTGGACTCCTACACGCGGGAGCACACCAAGGAGAACCTGCAGAACATCACCCGCAGCTGCTTCGACCTCGCACAGAAGAGGATTTATGGGCTCATGGAGAAGGACTCCTACCCGCGCTTCCTCCGCTCTGACTTGTACTTAGACATAATTAACCAGAAGAAAGCCAGCTCCCCACTGTAG